In Plasmodium gaboni strain SY75 chromosome Unknown, whole genome shotgun sequence, the genomic stretch TGGTGGTAAAGATATTGCCAAAAATGAATTGAGAAAAAAAGTTATTGATGCCGCAATAGGGGAAGCACATTTTTTGTAGTATTCATGTAATCGTTTTGTTTCTGTTTTTATTGcttcttttaattttgaTTTCAAATCACTTTCGTCATTTTGCagatatataatacttCCGTATGATGTTACCATATTTGCTATACATATACTTTGTCCTCGTGGAGGAACACATACATCTTTTTGTAACGTTCCATCAGTACTCGTGTTTTTGCATTGCcattctttattttctttacCTTTATTGTTTAATCCATCAAACGTTTTTTCATTGCATTTATCCTTAAGAACTTCCACAATTCCACTACATGTAGCAGCATCAACCTTTTCGTCATATTTGTTTTCTTCTTTGCACACATCACAAACATTATCTTTTTTCTTATGGATATTATCTACCATTTCGTCAAAAATTGTGTGATCACTACCACCATGagtgtttttttttttacattgTTTTTCAGCATCGCCTTGAGGTTTTTCATTTTCTGTCAAATTATACTCGCATTGTGCTTCCAAATAGGTTTCAAGATCAATATTATGCATTTTActttcttcttcatttttgTAATTGTTGTAGTAGCCTTTGAGTTTTTCCCACTGCTTCTCAATTTGACCTTTGAACTTTTCGTAACATTTGCAATCGTTTTTACATctaaaacatatattaggatttttatttatatatgttttttttttattacaaGAATATTCCAATAGtttcatattttcttctaaCATATGTTCCATATCATTTAACCAATCATTAAACGAATCATAAAATCTATCAATTTTATCAACATAATTCAGATTTGGCTTTTCATATTTGTTTTCTCCTTCTTTTACACATATTTTGTCCTTATTACCATTTGTTTTTTCACATTCCCATCCCGTTACAAACCCTTTTTCTTCACAAGACAGTTTTTTTGGACATTT encodes the following:
- a CDS encoding putative EMP1-like protein, translated to LYIYLNDKGEINKEIHEIIKNGFDDNNCTYEKTLQTNSDVTDTPHEYNTACECSEKIELAKKAAKNSEYSHDVHNKLEKNICEKTFEDGWIEWDCNKRDSGGYSVCMKKNPNIDENNYEFDEWFEEWLKSFLDEYSQFEDNECINNTNNNTNSCVDDTCRNKCYCYNKWAAKRKLEWELLQTYYKEYNKKNPDGFDLSTGSDLLDTYLETRFSEEFETLNGTSKTPTQQMITKFNDAVMKSDQCVEKCPKKLSCEEKGFVTGWECEKTNGNKDKICVKEGENKYEKPNLNYVDKIDRFYDSFNDWLNDMEHMLEENMKLLEYSCNKKKTYINKNPNICFRCKNDCKCYEKFKGQIEKQWEKLKGYYNNYKNEEESKMHNIDLETYLEAQCEYNLTENEKPQGDAEKQCKKKNTHGGSDHTIFDEMVDNIHKKKDNVCDVCKEENKYDEKVDAATCSGIVEVLKDKCNEKTFDGLNNKGKENKEWQCKNTSTDGTLQKDVCVPPRGQSICIANMVTSYGSIIYLQNDESDLKSKLKEAIKTETKRLHEYYKKCASPIAASITFFLNSFLAISLPP